In the genome of Acidobacteriota bacterium, one region contains:
- a CDS encoding aminotransferase class I/II-fold pyridoxal phosphate-dependent enzyme, with translation MTRLAMQHGAVNLSQGFPDFAAPEWIKEAACDAIRGDVNQYAVTWGAKPLRDAIAADLQARHGLTIDPDRQVTVCCGATEAMIATLMAIVDPGDEVVVFEPFYENYGPDAILSGATPRFVRLRPPAVSDAGGDWSFDPNELAAAFCNRTRAIIINTPNNPTGKVFTRDELAAIARLCHHWGAIAITDEIYEHILFEDATHVPMATLDGMADRTVTINSTSKTFSVTGWRIGWAVAPADIAPAVRKVHDFLTVGAAAPLQAAAAQALRTGAPYYPDLRSQYQARRDRLIALLERAGFRCFLPRGAYYVMTDVSPFGFPDDVAFVRHLVTEIGVAAVPGSSFFRDSAAARQLVRFCFCKKDETLAEAGRRLARMAELVR, from the coding sequence ATGACCAGGCTCGCGATGCAGCACGGCGCGGTGAACTTGTCGCAGGGCTTCCCCGACTTCGCCGCGCCGGAGTGGATCAAAGAGGCGGCGTGCGACGCGATCCGCGGCGACGTCAACCAGTACGCCGTCACCTGGGGAGCGAAGCCGCTCCGGGACGCCATCGCCGCCGATCTGCAGGCGCGGCACGGCCTGACGATCGATCCCGACAGGCAGGTGACGGTCTGCTGCGGCGCCACGGAGGCCATGATCGCCACGCTCATGGCCATCGTCGATCCCGGCGACGAGGTCGTCGTGTTCGAGCCGTTCTACGAGAACTACGGGCCCGACGCAATCCTGTCCGGCGCCACGCCCCGCTTCGTGCGGCTCCGTCCGCCCGCCGTGTCGGATGCCGGCGGCGACTGGTCGTTCGACCCCAACGAGCTCGCGGCCGCATTCTGCAATCGCACGCGGGCGATCATCATCAACACGCCCAACAACCCGACCGGCAAGGTCTTCACCCGCGACGAGTTGGCGGCCATCGCTCGGCTCTGCCACCACTGGGGCGCCATCGCCATCACGGACGAGATCTACGAGCACATTCTGTTCGAGGACGCCACGCACGTGCCGATGGCGACGCTCGACGGCATGGCCGATCGGACGGTGACGATCAACAGCACGTCGAAGACGTTCAGCGTGACGGGCTGGCGGATCGGCTGGGCGGTGGCGCCCGCCGACATCGCGCCGGCCGTCCGCAAGGTGCACGATTTCCTGACGGTCGGGGCGGCCGCGCCGCTCCAGGCGGCCGCCGCGCAGGCGCTTCGCACCGGCGCGCCCTACTATCCCGACCTGCGCTCGCAGTATCAGGCGCGTCGCGATCGGCTGATCGCGCTGCTCGAACGGGCAGGGTTCCGGTGCTTTCTGCCCCGCGGCGCGTACTACGTCATGACCGACGTCAGCCCGTTCGGGTTCCCGGACGACGTGGCGTTCGTGCGCCATCTCGTGACGGAGATCGGGGTCGCGGCCGTGCCCGGGAGCAGCTTCTTCCGGGACAGCGCGGCCGCCCGTCAGCTCGTGCGGTTCTGTTTCTGCAAGAAGGACGAGACGCTCGCGGAAGCCGGGCGCCGGCTCGCGAGGATGGCCGAGCTCGTTCGGTAG
- a CDS encoding TIM barrel protein, which produces MTIKSFEPKHMKVGVLTAALQELTPREVRDPDPDRAIEDWLQFARELGVHYVQLSSALHPTETDVPPEAMLDPVANTLDLRAPFDAARARRVQAAVKATGVSFSDLGYFDNMLHHDPAIRRRKHEFMLRVFDAAALLGVDAVCGFVGRNHQHGMDQNLLDFEAQMIPLLEEAKARGLSFRVEQCPMPGWTTLDTWHNNIAYTPGAWIRLHRICEKHGVGDQFRIHYDPSHAILMGQDTRSIFQYLKDEGYDFLIGGFHVKGQVIDARGVAAWGYGGQTLDRGDWKNGAPSPNPADHLNAWKKQTVLCEHELPGTARHDPLAYLQNRTVDWLDHQLAARELLALDVANTHLVVEHEYPPARIQDRERVRPLLQGAIAFVRHIDEAAAAMYALQHEVMPAQGFPVQGRGREPFRS; this is translated from the coding sequence ATGACGATCAAATCGTTCGAGCCGAAGCACATGAAGGTGGGCGTCCTCACGGCCGCCCTGCAGGAGCTGACTCCACGCGAGGTGCGGGATCCCGATCCCGATCGCGCGATCGAGGACTGGCTGCAGTTCGCGCGCGAGCTCGGCGTGCACTACGTCCAGTTGTCGTCGGCGCTCCACCCGACCGAAACGGACGTCCCGCCAGAGGCCATGCTCGATCCGGTCGCCAACACGCTCGACCTGCGGGCGCCGTTCGACGCGGCGCGGGCGCGTCGGGTGCAGGCGGCCGTGAAGGCGACGGGGGTCAGCTTCTCGGACCTCGGCTACTTCGACAACATGCTGCACCACGACCCGGCGATCCGCCGCCGGAAGCACGAGTTCATGCTGCGGGTCTTCGACGCGGCCGCGCTGCTCGGCGTGGACGCGGTGTGCGGCTTCGTCGGGCGCAACCACCAGCACGGCATGGACCAGAATCTGCTGGACTTCGAAGCGCAGATGATCCCGCTGCTCGAGGAGGCCAAGGCGCGCGGGCTGTCGTTCAGGGTCGAGCAGTGTCCGATGCCGGGGTGGACGACGCTCGATACGTGGCACAACAACATCGCCTACACGCCCGGCGCCTGGATCCGGCTGCACCGGATCTGCGAGAAGCACGGCGTCGGCGACCAATTCCGGATCCACTACGACCCGTCGCACGCGATCCTGATGGGCCAGGACACGCGGTCGATCTTTCAGTACTTGAAGGACGAGGGGTACGACTTCCTCATCGGCGGCTTCCACGTGAAAGGGCAGGTCATCGACGCCCGGGGCGTCGCGGCCTGGGGCTACGGCGGCCAGACGCTGGATCGCGGCGACTGGAAGAACGGGGCACCGTCGCCGAACCCCGCCGACCATCTGAATGCGTGGAAGAAGCAGACGGTGCTCTGCGAGCACGAGCTGCCGGGCACGGCCCGCCACGACCCGCTGGCCTACCTGCAGAACCGAACCGTGGATTGGCTGGATCACCAGCTCGCGGCGCGCGAGCTGCTCGCGCTCGACGTCGCCAACACGCATCTGGTCGTCGAGCACGAGTACCCGCCCGCGCGCATCCAGGATCGCGAGCGCGTCAGGCCGCTGCTGCAGGGTGCCATCGCCTTCGTCCGGCACATCGACGAAGCCGCCGCGGCGATGTACGCCCTTCAGCACGAGGTGATGCCCGCCCAAGGCTTCCCGGTGCAGGGCCGCGGCCGCGAGCCGTTTCGATCATAG
- a CDS encoding response regulator, giving the protein MTSQQPRVLIVDDQPRNLDALEAMLAPTGCICVRANGPDEALLALLRHDFAAIVLDIRMPGMSGIELAKLIKQRKRSQHVPILFLTAHTVDENDVLLGYDVGAVDYLSKPINSEILRSKIGVFIDAFRKTIALAELNDQLQREIADREHAQRALQLANDELERRVQERTAALVRAHQGVRENEERLRMALDVAQIAAWEWDLLTGRMQWSTDPEALFGFPPGAFGRELRIVRAIHPDDRQKVESAEAEALETGSYETEYRVVRADRSVVWITERGKLVDHAEAPRMVGITRDVTAEREYARERERLLRSEQQARDEAERQGRLKDEFLATLSHELRTPMNAILGWLAILQSGKPIRDLPSALAVISRNAQLQAKLIEDLLDMNRLMAGHVQLDLALVDVSALLQATTQALQPAADAKGVQLLTAVEPALTPTPADGRRLQQVLWNLVHNAIKFTPKGGRVEIHAAQEAQAIRITVADDGCGITPEFLPHVFERFRQQDASTTRAASGLGLGLSIARQLVELHGGTITASSPGEGRGATFVVRVPSQTSHAGPSASPQDGTPSGMTLTA; this is encoded by the coding sequence ATGACGAGCCAGCAACCTCGCGTGCTCATCGTCGACGACCAGCCGCGCAACCTCGATGCGCTCGAGGCGATGCTGGCGCCGACCGGCTGCATCTGCGTGAGAGCGAACGGCCCCGACGAGGCGCTGCTGGCGCTCCTGCGCCACGACTTCGCGGCGATCGTCCTCGACATCCGCATGCCGGGCATGAGCGGGATCGAGCTGGCCAAGCTGATCAAGCAGCGCAAGCGCTCCCAGCACGTGCCCATCCTCTTCCTGACGGCCCACACCGTGGACGAGAACGACGTGCTCCTGGGCTACGACGTCGGGGCGGTGGACTACCTGAGCAAGCCGATCAACTCCGAGATCCTGCGGTCGAAGATCGGCGTGTTCATCGACGCGTTCCGCAAGACGATCGCGCTCGCCGAGCTGAACGACCAGCTCCAGCGGGAGATCGCGGATCGGGAGCACGCACAGCGGGCGCTGCAGCTCGCGAACGACGAGCTGGAACGGCGCGTCCAGGAGCGGACGGCGGCCCTGGTGCGGGCGCACCAGGGCGTACGGGAGAACGAGGAACGCCTGCGGATGGCCCTCGACGTGGCGCAGATCGCCGCTTGGGAGTGGGACCTGCTGACCGGGCGGATGCAGTGGTCGACGGATCCCGAGGCGCTGTTCGGGTTTCCGCCGGGCGCCTTCGGCCGGGAGCTGCGCATCGTCCGCGCGATCCATCCCGACGATCGACAGAAGGTGGAGAGCGCCGAGGCAGAGGCGCTCGAGACCGGGAGCTACGAGACCGAGTACCGCGTCGTCCGGGCCGATCGCTCCGTCGTCTGGATCACCGAGCGCGGCAAGCTCGTGGATCACGCGGAGGCGCCGCGCATGGTCGGCATCACCCGCGACGTCACGGCCGAGCGGGAGTACGCCCGTGAACGCGAGCGTCTGCTGCGCAGCGAGCAGCAGGCGCGCGACGAAGCCGAACGGCAGGGGCGGCTCAAGGACGAGTTCCTCGCGACGCTCAGCCACGAGCTGCGCACGCCGATGAACGCGATCCTCGGCTGGCTCGCGATCCTCCAGAGCGGCAAGCCGATTCGCGATCTGCCGTCGGCCCTCGCGGTCATCAGCCGCAACGCGCAGTTGCAGGCGAAGCTGATCGAGGACCTGCTCGACATGAACCGGCTCATGGCCGGCCACGTCCAGCTCGACCTCGCCTTGGTCGACGTGAGCGCGCTCCTGCAGGCGACCACGCAGGCGCTGCAGCCGGCGGCCGACGCCAAGGGCGTGCAGTTGCTGACCGCGGTCGAGCCGGCGCTCACGCCGACGCCCGCCGACGGCCGGCGGCTCCAGCAGGTGCTCTGGAACCTCGTCCACAACGCGATCAAGTTCACGCCGAAGGGCGGCCGCGTCGAGATCCATGCGGCGCAGGAAGCGCAGGCGATTCGCATCACCGTTGCGGACGATGGGTGCGGCATCACGCCGGAGTTCCTGCCGCACGTCTTCGAGCGCTTCCGGCAGCAGGACGCCTCCACCACGCGCGCGGCGTCCGGCCTGGGTCTCGGCCTCTCGATCGCCAGGCAGCTCGTCGAACTGCACGGCGGCACGATCACGGCGAGCAGTCCCGGCGAGGGACGCGGCGCGACGTTCGTCGTGCGCGTGCCGAGCCAGACGTCGCACGCCGGACCGTCGGCATCACCCCAGGACGGCACGCCGAGCGGCATGACGCTAACGGCGTGA
- a CDS encoding TonB-dependent receptor: MTRFLKLLTARTLTVAGLVGAMALPAESQVPTATLAGRVVDTGGAVIRRATVTVESPNLLGVRRTTTSDDGYYVLSLLPPGRYTVTVEAGQFAPARTELTLGAAQTLTLDLTVSPAAVAEVVNVVAESTAFTGMVAAATNLKGSQLATLPTDRSLLAGVDLVPSVHATGPNGARSMAGASSFENVYLLNGVQIQDNLRGTPLNLYIEDAIQEITTTVSGVSAEYGRFLGGVVNAVTKSGGNELRGSFRTTMSNDSWRATTPLGESKLGSLVPAYEFTAGGPIVANRTWFFGAGRMEDRSLGRETVVTRTPYEYRNSEQRFEGKLSQRLTDSQRFAVAFTGIQRKETNSAYPSVNEVMDTRTLITREIPQRLFSAHYTAAVTPQFFVEGQYSRRGERFVKAGGTNRDRIQGTPLIDGQTGAWWWAPSFCGVCGDESRDNDSFVLKGSLFKSTRHGAHNLTFGYDGYNDRQKGDNRQSASDYWLMATSSTAVDGVVYPVVEPGFSAFIVHWPLTESSRGTTFRMHSLFVNDQWAATPRLSVNLGLRYDKNQGRDHGRNLIANDSMLSPRLGIVWDPAGDGKTTINASFSRYVSALAGSVAQGASAAGTPSILVSAYMGDPINTDPAAGLVPTDEVLRQVFGWYDAYGNETLVQATIPGIAVKVKGSLASPHADEITVGLTRQLGSRASARVDVVNRTFADFYGRRIDTTTGQVSDEFGQSFDLELIENTNVPQKTYRALNAQANMRLGAGTNVGVSYTLSSLRGNMIGENIGSGPLATEALLYPEYRDLSWFAPVGHLAADQRHRMRLWGTYALPIAGDANTLTIGAIEQLQSGTPYGAVGSIAMSDLDGNPYVPNPGYATPPGSQLYYFTARDAFHTQHMMRTDVQVSFARRLSGRRLAEAFVQAQVLNLFNQFQVYSNAANAIDTTVLTANDSPDRFVPFNPFTETPVQGVHWDYGNAFGKPTGRDAYTLPRTFTMSLGLRF, from the coding sequence ATGACTCGTTTTCTGAAGCTTCTGACCGCCCGGACGCTGACGGTCGCCGGCCTCGTCGGGGCGATGGCGCTGCCCGCCGAGTCGCAGGTGCCCACCGCAACCCTTGCCGGCCGGGTCGTCGACACTGGCGGCGCGGTGATTCGTCGGGCGACCGTGACCGTCGAGTCTCCGAACCTGTTGGGCGTCCGCAGGACCACGACGTCCGACGATGGCTACTACGTGCTGTCGCTGCTGCCGCCCGGCCGGTACACCGTGACCGTGGAAGCTGGCCAGTTCGCGCCGGCCAGGACGGAGCTCACGCTCGGTGCGGCGCAGACGTTGACGCTCGATCTCACGGTCTCCCCCGCTGCCGTCGCCGAGGTCGTCAACGTCGTCGCCGAAAGCACGGCGTTCACGGGCATGGTCGCGGCCGCCACGAATCTCAAGGGCAGCCAGCTCGCGACGCTGCCGACCGATCGCTCGCTGCTCGCCGGGGTCGATCTCGTGCCGTCGGTTCATGCGACCGGTCCGAACGGCGCACGCTCGATGGCCGGTGCCTCCTCGTTCGAGAACGTGTACCTGCTCAACGGCGTCCAGATCCAGGACAACCTTCGCGGCACGCCGCTGAATCTCTACATCGAGGACGCGATTCAGGAGATCACGACGACGGTCTCGGGCGTGTCGGCCGAGTACGGGCGCTTCCTCGGCGGCGTCGTGAACGCGGTGACCAAGTCGGGCGGCAACGAGCTGCGCGGCTCGTTCCGCACGACCATGTCGAACGACAGTTGGCGGGCGACCACGCCGCTCGGCGAGTCGAAGCTCGGCTCGCTCGTGCCGGCCTACGAGTTCACCGCTGGCGGACCGATCGTCGCCAATCGCACCTGGTTCTTCGGGGCCGGGCGGATGGAGGATCGATCGCTCGGCCGCGAGACGGTCGTCACGCGCACGCCCTACGAGTACCGCAACAGCGAACAGCGGTTCGAAGGCAAGCTGAGCCAGCGCCTGACCGACTCGCAGCGCTTCGCGGTGGCGTTCACGGGGATCCAGCGCAAGGAAACGAACAGCGCGTATCCGAGCGTGAACGAGGTCATGGACACGCGGACGCTGATCACGCGCGAGATCCCGCAGCGGCTGTTCTCGGCCCACTACACGGCCGCCGTCACACCGCAGTTCTTCGTCGAGGGACAGTACTCGCGCCGTGGCGAGCGCTTCGTCAAGGCCGGCGGCACGAATCGCGACCGGATCCAGGGAACGCCGCTCATCGACGGGCAGACGGGCGCCTGGTGGTGGGCGCCGAGCTTCTGCGGCGTGTGCGGCGACGAATCCCGCGACAACGACAGCTTCGTGCTGAAGGGCAGCCTCTTCAAGTCCACCCGCCACGGCGCGCACAACCTCACGTTCGGCTACGACGGCTACAACGACCGGCAGAAGGGGGACAACCGCCAGTCGGCGAGCGACTACTGGCTGATGGCGACCAGCTCGACCGCGGTCGACGGCGTGGTGTACCCGGTCGTCGAGCCCGGCTTCTCCGCCTTCATCGTGCATTGGCCGCTGACCGAGTCGAGCCGGGGCACGACCTTCCGCATGCACTCGCTCTTCGTCAACGACCAGTGGGCCGCGACGCCGCGGCTCAGCGTCAACCTCGGCTTGCGGTACGACAAGAACCAGGGCCGTGACCACGGCCGCAACCTCATCGCCAACGACAGCATGCTCAGCCCGCGGCTCGGCATCGTCTGGGATCCGGCCGGCGACGGCAAGACGACGATCAATGCGAGTTTCAGCCGCTACGTCAGCGCGCTGGCGGGCAGCGTCGCCCAGGGCGCCTCGGCCGCCGGCACGCCGTCGATTCTGGTGTCGGCGTACATGGGCGACCCGATCAACACGGATCCCGCGGCCGGGCTCGTGCCGACCGACGAGGTGCTGCGGCAGGTCTTCGGCTGGTACGACGCCTACGGGAACGAGACGCTCGTGCAGGCCACGATTCCCGGCATCGCGGTGAAGGTGAAGGGCTCGCTCGCGTCTCCGCACGCCGACGAGATCACCGTGGGCCTCACGCGCCAGCTCGGCTCGCGCGCGTCGGCGCGCGTCGACGTCGTGAACCGCACGTTCGCCGACTTCTATGGCCGGCGGATCGACACGACGACGGGGCAGGTGTCGGACGAGTTCGGCCAGTCGTTCGATCTCGAGCTCATCGAGAACACGAACGTGCCGCAGAAGACGTACCGGGCGCTGAACGCGCAGGCCAACATGAGGCTCGGCGCGGGCACGAACGTGGGCGTCAGCTACACGCTCTCCAGCCTGCGCGGCAACATGATCGGTGAGAACATCGGCAGCGGCCCGCTCGCCACCGAGGCGCTGCTCTATCCCGAGTACCGGGACCTCTCGTGGTTCGCCCCCGTCGGCCACCTCGCCGCGGATCAGCGGCACCGGATGCGCCTCTGGGGCACCTATGCGCTGCCGATCGCGGGCGATGCGAACACCCTGACGATCGGGGCCATCGAGCAACTGCAATCGGGCACGCCGTATGGCGCGGTCGGCAGCATCGCGATGAGCGATCTCGACGGCAACCCGTACGTGCCGAATCCCGGCTACGCGACGCCGCCCGGCTCCCAGCTCTACTACTTCACGGCCCGCGACGCGTTCCACACCCAGCACATGATGCGGACCGACGTGCAGGTCAGCTTCGCCCGCCGGCTGAGCGGGCGCCGCCTGGCCGAGGCGTTCGTCCAGGCGCAGGTGCTCAACCTCTTCAATCAGTTCCAGGTCTACAGCAACGCCGCCAACGCGATCGACACGACGGTGCTGACGGCCAACGACTCGCCGGATCGATTCGTCCCGTTCAATCCGTTCACCGAGACGCCCGTGCAGGGCGTGCACTGGGACTACGGCAACGCCTTCGGCAAGCCGACCGGGCGCGACGCCTACACGCTGCCGAGAACGTTCACCATGTCGCTCGGCCTGCGGTTCTAG
- a CDS encoding Gfo/Idh/MocA family oxidoreductase, whose protein sequence is MTRIGMGIVGTGFIGPHHIDAVRRLGFVDVVAVAEVNEELAREKATALGIPKAYGSYQALLDDPDVQVIHNTTPNYLHYPINAAIIAKGKHVVSDKPLALSASQARELRDAAAKAGVVNAVTFSYRGNPLVQQMRHAIARGAIGAPRVVFGHYLQDWLLKDTDYSWRLEPDKGGASSALGDIGSHWCDLAQHVTGLRITHVLGEISTVVPKRKRPKGRREAFAAAGADEDFDLVDITVEDFATVLVRFDGGARGTFTVGQVHAGHKNDCAIEVSGTTASLRWRQEQQNELWIGHRDKANELLPKDPGLLDPEARGYAHMPGGHQEGWPDAFANIMRDVYGFIAEGKDPHGPRPGAYASFEDGYRANAIVEAILESARKGAVWTKVTY, encoded by the coding sequence GTGACGCGCATCGGCATGGGCATCGTCGGCACCGGGTTCATCGGGCCCCATCACATCGACGCCGTTCGACGGCTGGGGTTCGTGGACGTCGTGGCCGTCGCGGAGGTCAACGAGGAGCTCGCACGAGAGAAGGCCACCGCGCTCGGGATCCCGAAGGCCTACGGGTCGTATCAGGCGCTCCTCGACGATCCCGACGTGCAGGTGATCCACAACACCACGCCCAACTACCTGCACTACCCGATCAACGCCGCGATCATCGCCAAGGGGAAGCACGTCGTCTCCGACAAGCCGCTGGCCCTGTCGGCGTCGCAGGCGAGGGAGCTCCGCGATGCGGCGGCGAAGGCGGGCGTCGTCAACGCGGTCACGTTCAGCTATCGCGGCAACCCCCTCGTCCAGCAGATGCGCCACGCGATTGCGCGCGGCGCGATCGGCGCGCCGCGCGTCGTGTTCGGGCATTACCTGCAGGACTGGCTGCTGAAGGACACCGACTACTCGTGGCGTCTCGAGCCCGACAAGGGCGGCGCGTCGTCGGCGCTCGGCGACATCGGGTCGCACTGGTGCGATCTGGCGCAGCACGTCACCGGGCTGCGCATCACCCACGTGCTCGGCGAGATCTCGACCGTCGTCCCGAAGCGCAAGCGGCCGAAGGGCCGCCGCGAAGCGTTCGCGGCGGCGGGCGCGGACGAGGACTTCGACCTCGTCGACATCACCGTCGAGGACTTCGCGACGGTGCTGGTGCGGTTCGACGGCGGCGCCCGCGGCACGTTCACCGTCGGTCAGGTGCATGCCGGCCACAAGAACGATTGCGCGATCGAGGTGTCCGGCACGACGGCCTCGCTCCGCTGGCGCCAGGAACAGCAGAACGAGCTGTGGATTGGGCATCGCGACAAGGCGAACGAGCTGCTGCCGAAGGATCCGGGGCTGCTGGATCCCGAGGCGCGTGGATACGCGCACATGCCGGGCGGGCATCAGGAGGGGTGGCCCGACGCGTTCGCGAACATCATGCGCGACGTCTACGGCTTCATCGCCGAGGGCAAGGACCCGCACGGCCCGAGGCCGGGTGCCTACGCGTCGTTCGAGGACGGCTATCGCGCCAACGCCATCGTCGAGGCCATTCTCGAGAGCGCGCGCAAGGGCGCGGTATGGACGAAGGTCACCTACTGA
- a CDS encoding transglycosylase SLT domain-containing protein, which produces MRRLSSHVVVASWCALSAIPTPLGYGIRAAEPASVRSPWTADDLWLTPASAPALGSAVGALADGNAALAHAAFGRAAGDPIIGGYARLYQGRAELALDRAPAAASSARQVLASAVSPTLREEALWLLADALERSDQWAEASKALQSLLALPSRNLAAAYLRLGRAAFKADETVVAVQAFTTLYYDLPRAPEARDAEDELKRHYHWPPATDTFARADRRAESLFAGRQYDRAKKAFEALLASAPEAERQRVKLRLAQCDLQLGRYGPARDALRAYLDTATERPDDAAYAMLGAVRGLGRGAEYVALTRQFVAAHPGSALAEAALNDLATYHILANQDAEAVAVFREILQKHPQGAFAERAVWKAGWAAFRGGDYQGAIALFDPAVDDFPRSDYRPSWLYWSARAHERLGHAGMARDGFQRTVSAYRNSYYGRQASAALAAMRPAAVAVRTSGPNDDGAEPAASPLLSIGVAPPPDNAPLIRALLAAELYDAAILEIRSAQAGNPSKLLDATLAYALHRKGELRPAIIAMRRAYPEFIADGGEALPADLLRVIYPLDYWELIRRHAAPRKLDPYLMAALIAQESTFQTGVRSHANAWGLMQILPSTGRRVAPVVGVRGFTTVKLTDPDVNIRIGMKYFQDLLARFGGDVAPALAAYNAGESRVVRWLAERPGLSPDEFIDDIPFPETQNYVKRIIGTAEDYRTLYGTFASGGSAIVRRSAR; this is translated from the coding sequence ATGCGGCGTCTCTCCAGCCACGTCGTCGTCGCATCGTGGTGTGCGCTGTCCGCGATCCCGACGCCGCTCGGTTACGGCATTCGGGCCGCGGAGCCGGCGAGCGTGCGGTCGCCGTGGACGGCCGACGACCTCTGGCTGACGCCTGCCTCCGCGCCCGCGCTCGGCAGCGCGGTTGGTGCGCTGGCCGATGGCAACGCCGCCCTCGCGCACGCGGCGTTCGGCCGTGCGGCGGGCGATCCGATCATCGGCGGGTACGCCAGGCTGTACCAGGGCCGGGCGGAGCTGGCCCTGGACCGTGCACCGGCCGCCGCCAGCTCGGCCCGCCAGGTGCTCGCGTCGGCGGTCAGCCCGACGCTGCGTGAAGAAGCGCTTTGGCTGCTGGCCGATGCGCTCGAGCGATCCGACCAGTGGGCCGAGGCGTCGAAGGCACTCCAGTCGCTCCTCGCCCTGCCGTCGCGTAACCTCGCCGCCGCCTACCTGCGTCTTGGCCGCGCGGCATTCAAGGCGGACGAGACGGTCGTCGCCGTCCAGGCGTTCACGACGCTCTATTACGACTTGCCGCGGGCGCCGGAAGCGCGCGACGCCGAAGACGAGCTGAAACGGCACTATCACTGGCCTCCGGCGACCGACACGTTCGCGCGGGCCGATCGCCGCGCCGAGAGCCTGTTCGCCGGACGGCAGTACGACCGGGCGAAGAAGGCGTTCGAGGCACTCCTTGCCAGCGCGCCAGAAGCCGAGCGTCAGCGCGTCAAGCTGCGGCTGGCGCAGTGCGACCTGCAACTCGGCCGCTATGGGCCGGCGCGCGACGCCCTGCGCGCGTACCTCGACACGGCGACCGAGCGGCCCGACGATGCGGCGTACGCGATGTTGGGCGCGGTGCGGGGGCTCGGCCGCGGCGCCGAGTACGTCGCGCTCACGCGGCAGTTCGTCGCAGCGCACCCGGGGAGCGCGCTGGCCGAAGCCGCCCTGAACGACCTCGCGACGTATCACATCCTGGCCAATCAGGATGCCGAGGCGGTCGCGGTGTTCAGGGAGATCCTGCAGAAGCATCCGCAGGGCGCCTTCGCCGAGCGCGCGGTCTGGAAGGCGGGGTGGGCGGCGTTCCGCGGCGGCGATTACCAGGGGGCCATCGCGCTGTTCGACCCGGCCGTCGACGACTTCCCTCGATCCGACTATCGCCCGTCCTGGCTGTACTGGAGCGCGCGGGCGCACGAGCGGCTCGGCCACGCCGGCATGGCCCGCGACGGGTTCCAGCGGACCGTCTCCGCGTACCGCAATTCGTACTACGGCCGGCAGGCGTCGGCGGCGCTGGCAGCGATGCGGCCGGCCGCCGTGGCGGTGCGCACGTCCGGGCCGAACGACGACGGCGCGGAACCCGCGGCCTCGCCGTTGCTGTCGATTGGCGTCGCGCCGCCGCCCGACAACGCGCCGCTCATCCGGGCGCTGCTGGCGGCAGAGCTGTACGACGCGGCCATCCTCGAGATCCGGAGCGCGCAGGCGGGGAATCCCTCAAAGCTGCTCGACGCCACGCTGGCCTACGCGCTCCATCGCAAGGGGGAGCTGCGTCCCGCGATCATCGCCATGCGGCGGGCCTACCCCGAGTTCATCGCCGATGGAGGCGAGGCGCTGCCCGCCGATCTGCTTCGCGTGATCTATCCGCTCGACTACTGGGAGCTGATCCGCCGCCACGCGGCGCCGCGAAAGCTCGACCCGTACCTCATGGCGGCATTGATCGCGCAGGAGTCCACGTTCCAAACCGGCGTCCGCTCGCACGCCAATGCTTGGGGGTTGATGCAGATTCTGCCGTCGACGGGGCGGCGGGTCGCGCCGGTCGTCGGCGTCCGCGGCTTCACGACCGTGAAGCTCACCGATCCGGACGTGAACATCCGAATCGGCATGAAGTACTTCCAGGATCTGCTGGCCCGTTTCGGCGGCGACGTCGCCCCGGCCCTCGCCGCTTACAACGCGGGTGAGAGCCGCGTCGTGCGATGGCTGGCAGAGCGTCCCGGCCTCTCGCCGGACGAGTTCATCGACGACATCCCGTTTCCGGAAACCCAGAACTACGTGAAGCGGATCATCGGCACGGCCGAGGATTACCGCACGCTCTACGGCACGTTCGCATCGGGCGGAAGCGCGATCGTGAGAAGATCGGCCCGCTGA